CGAGGTCGACGCTTAGCGGCAGCATCACCTCGACCACGGCGCCGCCCTCTTCGGAATTGCGACGGGTGATCGCCCCCTCGTGGCGATCAACCGCCATCTTTGCGATCGAGAGGCCAAGCCCCATTCCGTTGCGCTTGGTCGTGTAGAAGCTTCCGAAGACGTTACCGCTCTCCGAAACGTCCCAGCCCGGGCCGGAGTCCGTCACGGCGATATACGCCTGATCGCCTTTGCGATCGAGGGTCAGCGTCACGATCCTGCGCTCCGGAGGCGTGTTGACCATCGCCTGGATCGCATTGGTGATGAGGTTGATGAGGACCTGCTTCAGGAGGATGCGATCGCCTCTCACGGTCAGCGTGTCGTCGGTCTCGGGAAGGATGATCAGGCGGGCACCATGCTCGGCCGCCTCACGCCGCATCAGCGCCACCGTCGTCGCAATTAGCCCATCGAGCTCGATATCGCACAGTTCGATGCGCGCCTGGCCGACCAGCGCTCGCACGCGCTGCATGACGGTGCGCGCGTGCTGAACTCCCATCGTCAGACCGGCCAATGCCTCCTTCGCCTCCATGAGGTTTGGCGGGTTTCGGCTCAGCCATCGGTTTGCCGCATCCGCATAGCTTTGGATCGCCGACATCGGCTGATTGAGTTCGTGGGCGATCGAGGCGGACATCGCAGCGACGGCACTCGTTCGCTGCGACTCCGCAAGCTCCTCCCTCGTCCGCAAGATCTGGGTTTCGAGCGCGCGCCGGTGTGAGACGTCGAGGATCGAGCCGGGCACGCGATCGAGCGAAGCATCCGGCCCAAGTCCGAATGCAACGATGATCTGACGCGCCTCTCCGTT
This genomic window from Sphingomonas abietis contains:
- a CDS encoding ATP-binding protein produces the protein MFSQAILRGPSGRMRGEAPSPSAAGRLPGVWIFAAGLAAAIFSLDAFTRDDLAVASLYVLVLLIGTSAGGPHRRTSILVWSAVCAALAVLGYSIFRSYGAPPLALAHLGIGLTVLLVATILLLRNHSAKSSVERSDRRYRIVFDTLAIAIWEHDFTPIVAALQRLRDGGVTDIRRYVAEHPEFVIEMRRSVRITDVNATALTMMGVTNKDDFFSHLSGFLPETDDSFAECIVAIDERRALFQTEAIVMPLNGEARQIIVAFGLGPDASLDRVPGSILDVSHRRALETQILRTREELAESQRTSAVAAMSASIAHELNQPMSAIQSYADAANRWLSRNPPNLMEAKEALAGLTMGVQHARTVMQRVRALVGQARIELCDIELDGLIATTVALMRREAAEHGARLIILPETDDTLTVRGDRILLKQVLINLITNAIQAMVNTPPERRIVTLTLDRKGDQAYIAVTDSGPGWDVSESGNVFGSFYTTKRNGMGLGLSIAKMAVDRHEGAITRRNSEEGGAVVEVMLPLSVDLDVGIADRRSDGAQESVAV